In one Gopherus evgoodei ecotype Sinaloan lineage chromosome 1, rGopEvg1_v1.p, whole genome shotgun sequence genomic region, the following are encoded:
- the SMIM11A gene encoding small integral membrane protein 11A, producing the protein MVEFNWRALENFPLLMYILAAKTLILCLAFAGVKIYQSKKIEQRMKKEREAKLKKEAEKKED; encoded by the exons ATGGTGGAATTTAATTGGAGG GCTTTGGAGAATTTTCCACTGCTGATGTACATTTTGGCAGCTAAAACATTAATTCTTTGCTTGGCATTTGCTGGAGTAAAAATATACCAGAGTAAAAAAATTgaacaaagaatgaaaaaagaacGTGAGGCAAAGCTGAAAAAGGAAGCAGAGAAGAAGGAAGACTGA
- the KCNE2 gene encoding potassium voltage-gated channel subfamily E member 2 — MVDLRNFTQILEDVFKNTFLNYMNNWRQNMTAEQDALQATVDAENFDFVILYLMVMIGMFSFIIVAILVSTVKSKRKEHSNDPYHQYIVDDWGEKYKGQILNQDDLKCMIHENISARDKTTPGSP; from the coding sequence ATGGTCGATTTACGAAACTTCACCCAGATATTGGAAGATGTTTTCAAAAACACATTTCTTAACTACATGAATAACTGGCGCCAGAACATGACAGCGGAACAAGATGCACTGCAAGCAACAGTTGATGCGGAAAACTTTGATTTCGTTATCTTGTATCTCATGGTAATGATTGGAATGTTCTCCTTCATTATTGTGGCTATCCTAGTGAGCACGGTGAAATCAAAGAGGAAAGAGCACTCTAATGACCCATATCACCAGTACATTGTTGATGATTGGGGTGAAAAatataagggccagattctgaatcAAGACGACTTGAAGTGCATGATCCATGAAAACATCAGTGCAAGGGACAAAACAACCCCTGGATCGCCTTGA